The following are encoded together in the Lactuca sativa cultivar Salinas chromosome 1, Lsat_Salinas_v11, whole genome shotgun sequence genome:
- the LOC111913617 gene encoding lysM domain receptor-like kinase 4, whose product MADSFTFLFTLLLFSLTKPMISQQHYDHTPCNTTIPLLNISTYSCNSADTKTCNTFIIYRPQSNQTLSAIATLFNVNESQLNSTTHFQDREVIVPIICNCPDLSSRSIINYTNFNSYSFPDIACGVYQGLVKPFVLAQQNGNLHGTPLVRVPVKCACVNTSNERNDTRYLVTYPVMENDTLDMIASKFGVTVGSIEEANEMDPPQTIFGGTTLLVPTTGVPVLNLDHAVNDPSSHGIVPVSTGILNRSTRTRFSILFLIVFSTIFLFVVLLFLVFIKWKLSHREPPPVSITRSEFNRCSPDLLSGMLKLKHSLTSFSIDELKLATNDFSESSFIGKSVYKGRITKDYFVAIKDMNSIKSANHVVNILTTINHFNVVKIEGYCFDMDKSYLVFEYTENGSLRDCLRESKTRKHLTWGKRVKIAFDLAEGLHYIHYCTKPMYVHRNISTENVLITTDCRAKISGFDFATPVLYTTEVEGGGGIWPKSVLVGETTVDVYAYGVVLVELLSGKGAAMGRKWLDGVEFVVDGGGSPESLEKFKMFMDGDLEGEYGLGDAMCLALLAKCCIQDDPQYRPTMNDVLKNLSRIL is encoded by the coding sequence ATGGCAGACTCCTTCACTTTCCTTTTCACCCTTCTCTTATTTTCACTCACAAAACCCATGATTTCTCAACAACACTACGATCATACTCCATGCAACACCACCATCCCTCTCCTCAACATCTCCACTTACTCCTGCAACTCGGCCGACACCAAAACCTGCAACACCTTCATCATCTACAGACCTCAATCCAACCAAACACTTTCCGCCATTGCCACCCTTTTCAACGTCAACGAATCCCAGCTCAACTCCACAACCCATTTCCAAGATCGTGAAGTCATAGTCCCAATCATCTGCAATTGCCCCGACTTGTCCTCTCGATCCATCATCAATTACACTAACTTTAACTCATATTCGTTTCCAGATATTGCTTGTGGAGTCTACCAAGGGCTTGTGAAGCCGTTTGTTTTAGCACAACAGAACGGAAACCTTCATGGGACACCACTTGTTAGAGTACCTGTTAAGTGTGCGTGTGTTAACACATCAAACGAGAGAAATGATACGAGGTATCTTGTTACATATCCTGTAATGGAAAATGATACGCTTGATATGATTGCATCGAAGTTTGGAGTGACAGTAGGGTCCATCGAGGAAGCAAATGAGATGGACCCGCCACAAACCATTTTCGGGGGTACCACGTTGTTGGTCCCAACAACGGGTGTTCCTGTCTTGAATTTGGATCATGCAGTTAATGATCCAAGTTCACATGGCATTGTTCCGGTTTCTACTGGAATCTTGAATCGTAGCACTAGAACGAGGTTTTCGATTCTCTTTCTCATTGTATTTTCGACAATTTTTCTTTTTGTGGTACTTTTGTTTCTAGTTTTTATAAAATGGAAGCTTAGCCACCGCGAACCACCGCCGGTGTCTATAACGAGATCAGAGTTTAACCGTTGTTCGCCCGATTTACTCAGTGGCATGTTGAAATTGAAACACTCTTTAACGAGCTTTAGTATTGATGAGCTTAAACTCGCTACAAACGACTTCTCGGAATCTTCATTCATTGGGAAATCGGTGTACAAAGGTCGAATCACAAAAGATTATTTTGTGGCGATTAAGGATATGAATTCGATCAAATCCGCTAATCATGTCGTGAACATTTTGACCACAATCAACCATTTTAATGTGGTCAAAATCGAAGGGTATTGTTTTGATATGGACAAGTCTTATTTAGTCTTCGAATATACCGAAAATGGAAGTTTACGAGATTGTTTGCGTGAATCGAAAACGAGAAAACATTTAACTTGGGGGAAACGAGTGAAGATTGCGTTCGATCTTGCAGAAGGTTTGCATTACATACATTATTGCACAAAGCCGATGTATGTTCACCGGAATATAAGCACCGAAAACGTGTTGATAACGACGGATTGTAGGGCGAAAATCTCGGGGTTTGACTTTGCAACACCTGTACTCTACACTACGGAGGTGGAGGGAGGCGGAGGAATTTGGCCAAAATCAGTGTTAGTCGGTGAGACTACAGTGGATGTGTACGCTTATGGGGTTGTTTTGGTGGAGCTTTTATCCGGGAAAGGGGCGGCCATGGGGAGAAAATGGCTAGACGGTGTTGAATTTGTGGTGGATGGTGGTGGTTCGCCAGAGTCTTTGGAGAAATTTAAGATGTTTATGGATGGAGATTTGGAAGGGGAGTATGGTTTAGGGGATGCAATGTGTTTAGCACTTTTGGCTAAATGTTGCATACAAGATGACCCTCAATATAGGCCTACTATGAATGATGTTCTTAAGAATCTTTCTAGAATCCTATAA
- the LOC111913580 gene encoding SAC3 family protein C — MERWQPRHGRRGRGRGSYSSSSFSQSNDSGPSNPSNRVRKTTTNLSNSVINNKQDHNDAEILPNLIGTCPFMCPIEERTQRERLRDLAIFERLNGNPSKSSSTLAVKKFCRTISSKDLRDMDLRPLQVLEDTLNYLLTIFESKEHPFEAIHDFIFDRTRSIRQDLSMQNIITGDQAVSMYERIVKFHIISHYKLRINATANSNVSPMHHLNMEQLTKTLASLYHIYDTNHKSGNTYDTEGEFYSFYVLLHLGSDHQPTGESLSLWFRSLPYSIIKSKEMMFSRRLLRYFRFGNYKCFLHAIETEASCLQYYVIEPYINEIRALGLACLNHGGYKLNPYPLVDICKILLLEEFDVESFCKDCGLDTFSSDEGIKFMPTKQTSFCYPKGSQRYYQLVSKRLKKFYNEVP, encoded by the coding sequence ATGGAGAGGTGGCAGCCTCGCCATGGAAGGAGggggagaggaagaggaagctatTCATCTTCATCTTTTTCCCAATCAAACGACTCTGGACCTTCAAATCCTTCAAATCGAGTTAGAAAAACAACAACAAATCTTAGCAATTCTGTGATTAACAACAAACAAGACCATAATGATGCGGAAATCCTCCCAAACTTAATTGGAACTTGCCCTTTCATGTGCCCAATTGAAGAAAGGACACAACGTGAGAGACTAAGAGATTTAGCCATATTTGAAAGATTAAACGGAAACCCATCTAAGTCATCTTCTACACTTGCTGTTAAAAAGTTCTGCAGAACAATCTCCTCAAAAGATCTTCGTGATATGGATTTACGCCCCCTTCAAGTATTAGAAGACACCTTAAATTACCTTCTAACCATTTTTGAATCCAAAGAACACCCTTTTGAAGCTATTCATGACTTCATATTCGATAGAACAAGATCCATCAGACAAGACTTGAGTATGCAAAACATCATAACAGGAGATCAAGCTGTCAGCATGTATGAAAGAATTGTAAAGTTTCATATCATCTCTCATTACAAGCTTCGAATAAATGCTACTGCAAATTCAAACGTCTCCCCAATGCATCACCTCAACATGGAACAACTTACAAAGACTTTAGCATCTTTATATCACATATATGACACAAATCATAAATCTGGTAACACTTATGATACTGAAGgtgaattttattcattttatgtGCTTCTACATCTTGGTTCTGATCATCAACCAACAGGAGAGTCATTATCTTTATGGTTCAGAAGTCTTCCTTATTCCATTATTAAGtcaaaagaaatgatgttttcaCGAAGGCTTTTGAGGTATTTTCGTTTTggaaactataaatgttttcttCATGCTATAGAAACCGAAGCATCATGTTTGCAGTATTATGTTATTGAGCCTTACATTAATGAGATTCGTGCACTTGGATTAGCATGTTTAAATCATGGAGGTTACAAGCTAAATCCTTATCCACTAGTGGACATATGTAAGATCTTGCTATTGGAGGAATTTGATGTTGAATCTTTTTGTAAAGATTGTGGTTTAGATACTTTTAGTAGTGATGAAGGAATTAAGTTCATGCCTACAAAGCAAACAAGTTTTTGCTATCCAAAAGGTTCTCAGAGATATTATCAGTTGGTGTCAAAACGATTAAAGAAGTTTTATAATGAAGTGCCTTAA